The Croceicoccus marinus genome contains a region encoding:
- a CDS encoding bifunctional 4-hydroxy-2-oxoglutarate aldolase/2-dehydro-3-deoxy-phosphogluconate aldolase, whose translation MANIREFMEAAPVIPVLVVQDIDQAIPLAEALVAGGLPCLEVTLRTPCALDAIREMAKVPGAILGAGTVLNPDQLDAVMEAGAKFVVSPGLTETLGKAAIANDIAFLPGIATSADIMRGMDMGLSHFKFFPAEANGGLPALKALAAPFHEARFCPTGGVSAKNAPEYLAHPSILCVGGSWVAPGEAMPMGGPVDKARIETLAREAAALPR comes from the coding sequence ATGGCCAATATCCGCGAATTCATGGAAGCCGCCCCCGTCATCCCCGTGCTGGTGGTGCAGGACATCGATCAGGCCATCCCGCTGGCCGAAGCGCTGGTCGCAGGCGGCCTGCCCTGCCTTGAGGTTACGCTTCGCACGCCCTGCGCGCTCGACGCGATCCGCGAGATGGCCAAGGTTCCGGGCGCCATCCTGGGCGCGGGTACGGTGCTGAACCCAGACCAGCTGGACGCGGTGATGGAAGCCGGCGCGAAATTCGTGGTTTCGCCGGGCCTGACGGAGACGCTGGGCAAGGCGGCGATCGCCAATGACATCGCCTTCCTGCCGGGTATCGCGACCAGCGCCGACATCATGCGCGGGATGGACATGGGGCTTTCGCACTTCAAGTTCTTTCCCGCCGAAGCCAATGGCGGCCTGCCCGCGCTGAAGGCGCTGGCCGCGCCGTTCCACGAGGCGCGCTTCTGCCCCACCGGCGGCGTGTCGGCGAAGAATGCGCCCGAATATCTCGCGCATCCGTCGATCCTGTGCGTCGGCGGCAGCTGGGTCGCGCCCGGCGAGGCGATGCCCATGGGCGGTCCGGTCGACAAGGCGCGTATCGAGACGCTGGCCCGGGAGGCCGCCGCCCTGCCGCGCTGA
- the edd gene encoding phosphogluconate dehydratase: MPTLNDQFARVTQRIIDNSRDTRRRYLDLMEREAQRQPNRTQLACSNLAHAMAGSGNDKGAIASGQSPNLAIVTAYNDMLSAHQPYGRYPEAMKLYAREVGATAQVAGGTPAMCDGVTQGQDGMELSLFSRDTIALATSVALSHETYDGMALLGICDKIVPGLLMGALRFGHLPCILIPAGPMPTGISNKQKQQTRQLYAEGKVGREELLASESASYHSPGTCTFYGTANSNQMMMEMMGLHMPGAAFIPPNTPLRTQLTRAATHQLARISLRGEDPRPLAKCIDEKAIVNAIAGLLATGGSTNHVIHLPAIARCAGVIIDWQDIDELSRVVPLIARVYPNGAGDVNAFHAAGGMGYVIRELLDAGLAHEDITTVGGPSLRAYADEPVMEDDRLTWRKLPPESGDDSMLRPPATPFNPDGGLRLLTGNLGRATIKTSAVDRDRWVIEAPCRVFSTQSEVATAFKAGELDKDVVVVVRFQGPRANGMPELHKLTPPLGVLQDRGFKVALVTDGRMSGASGKVPAAIHCTPEALSHGEEKPGPIAYLRDGDIVRVDAVNGTLSTNADLSSRDPATPPPPAMGVGRELFAMMRLGADEAEKGGSAMLALAGL; the protein is encoded by the coding sequence ATGCCCACGCTCAACGACCAGTTCGCCCGCGTCACCCAGCGCATCATCGACAACAGCCGCGACACCCGCCGCCGCTATCTCGACCTGATGGAGCGCGAGGCGCAGCGCCAGCCCAACCGAACGCAGCTGGCCTGTTCCAACCTTGCCCATGCGATGGCGGGCAGCGGCAACGACAAGGGCGCGATCGCCAGCGGGCAGTCGCCCAACCTGGCCATCGTCACCGCCTATAACGACATGCTCTCGGCCCATCAGCCCTATGGCCGATACCCAGAGGCGATGAAGCTCTATGCCCGCGAAGTGGGCGCGACCGCGCAGGTTGCGGGCGGCACGCCTGCGATGTGCGACGGCGTGACGCAGGGGCAGGACGGCATGGAACTGTCGCTGTTCAGCCGCGATACCATCGCGCTGGCGACTTCGGTCGCGCTCAGCCACGAAACCTATGACGGCATGGCGCTGCTAGGCATCTGCGACAAGATCGTGCCGGGCCTGCTGATGGGCGCGCTGCGTTTCGGCCATCTGCCCTGCATCCTGATCCCGGCGGGCCCGATGCCCACCGGAATCTCGAACAAGCAGAAGCAGCAGACCCGCCAGCTTTACGCCGAAGGCAAGGTCGGGCGCGAGGAACTGCTGGCGAGCGAGAGCGCAAGCTATCATTCGCCGGGCACCTGCACGTTCTATGGCACCGCCAATTCCAACCAGATGATGATGGAGATGATGGGCCTGCACATGCCGGGCGCCGCCTTCATCCCGCCCAATACCCCGCTGCGCACCCAGCTGACCCGCGCCGCGACGCACCAGCTTGCCCGCATCTCGCTGAGGGGCGAGGATCCGCGCCCGCTGGCGAAATGCATCGACGAGAAGGCGATCGTGAACGCCATCGCGGGGCTGCTCGCGACCGGCGGATCGACCAATCACGTCATCCATCTTCCCGCCATCGCCCGCTGCGCCGGCGTCATCATCGACTGGCAGGACATCGACGAGCTGTCGCGCGTGGTGCCGCTGATCGCGCGCGTCTATCCCAACGGAGCGGGCGACGTGAACGCGTTCCACGCGGCGGGCGGCATGGGCTACGTCATTCGCGAACTGCTGGATGCAGGGCTGGCGCATGAGGATATCACCACCGTCGGCGGCCCGTCGCTGCGCGCCTATGCGGACGAGCCGGTGATGGAGGACGACAGGCTTACCTGGCGCAAGCTGCCGCCCGAAAGCGGCGACGACAGCATGCTGCGCCCGCCCGCCACCCCGTTCAACCCCGATGGCGGCCTGCGCCTGCTGACCGGCAATCTCGGCCGCGCCACGATAAAGACCAGCGCGGTCGACAGGGACCGCTGGGTGATCGAGGCGCCCTGCCGCGTGTTCAGCACGCAGAGCGAAGTGGCCACCGCGTTCAAGGCGGGCGAGCTCGACAAGGATGTGGTCGTCGTCGTCCGCTTCCAGGGTCCGCGCGCCAATGGCATGCCCGAACTGCACAAGCTGACGCCCCCGCTGGGCGTGCTGCAGGACCGCGGGTTCAAGGTGGCGCTGGTCACCGACGGCCGCATGTCGGGCGCATCGGGCAAGGTGCCGGCGGCCATCCACTGCACGCCCGAAGCGCTCTCTCACGGAGAGGAGAAGCCCGGGCCGATCGCCTATCTGCGCGATGGCGACATCGTGCGCGTCGATGCGGTCAACGGCACGCTGTCGACCAATGCCGACCTTTCCTCGCGCGATCCCGCCACTCCGCCGCCGCCCGCCATGGGCGTCGGCCGCGAACTGTTCGCAATGATGCGTCTGGGCGCGGACGAGGCGGAAAAGGGCGGCTCGGCCATGCTGGCGCTTGCCGGTCTTTGA
- the zwf gene encoding glucose-6-phosphate dehydrogenase, whose protein sequence is MNFTANKLLLFGATGDLSQRMLLPSLCALHSEGLLPENMQIICTARTEYTDQEFRDFARDALARFLPKGRDLKIEPFLECLTYQDLDASTPEGFDTLAKKVGPIGKGDKEGLSIFLSTAPFLFEPTIKGLTANGLATGNVRIGLEKPLGTDLGTSQEINDAVASAFPEDRIFRIDHYLGKETVQNLLALRFANIMFEPLWNAAHIDHVQITVAETVGLESRAGYYDGSGALRDMVQNHMLQLLALVAMEPPTSFDATAIRDEKVKILRALRPAVAGETVTGQYRAGAIKGEAVPGYDQELGKDSDTETFVAIKTHVDNWRWKGVPFYLRTGKRLPIRMTEIVVQFRCIPYSIFEGRGAKTVPNQLVIGIQPRENIRLSLMSKVPGLDREGIRLRATPLDIAMPDAFAGPQRRIAYERLLLDLVEGDQTLFVRRDEVEAQWEWIDGIRASWTENDTRPKTYTAGSWGPTSAIGLTERDGVTWHEG, encoded by the coding sequence ATGAATTTCACCGCGAACAAGCTATTGCTGTTCGGCGCGACCGGCGACCTGTCGCAGCGCATGCTCCTGCCCTCGCTGTGCGCCCTGCATTCCGAGGGTTTGCTGCCCGAGAACATGCAGATCATCTGCACGGCGCGCACCGAATATACCGACCAGGAGTTCCGCGATTTCGCGCGCGATGCGCTGGCAAGGTTCCTGCCCAAGGGCCGCGATCTCAAGATCGAACCGTTCCTGGAATGCCTGACCTACCAGGACCTCGACGCGTCCACGCCCGAGGGTTTCGACACGCTGGCGAAGAAGGTCGGGCCGATCGGCAAGGGTGACAAGGAAGGCCTGTCGATCTTCCTGTCGACCGCGCCCTTCCTGTTCGAACCGACCATCAAGGGCCTGACCGCCAACGGGCTTGCCACCGGCAATGTGCGGATCGGGCTGGAAAAGCCGCTGGGCACCGACCTGGGCACCAGCCAGGAGATCAACGACGCGGTCGCCTCCGCCTTTCCGGAAGACCGGATTTTCCGCATCGACCATTACCTGGGCAAGGAGACGGTGCAGAACCTGCTGGCGCTGCGCTTTGCCAATATCATGTTCGAACCGCTGTGGAACGCGGCGCATATCGACCATGTGCAGATCACCGTGGCCGAAACGGTCGGGCTGGAATCGCGCGCGGGCTATTACGACGGCAGCGGCGCGCTGCGCGACATGGTGCAGAACCATATGCTGCAATTGCTGGCGCTGGTCGCGATGGAGCCGCCGACCAGCTTCGACGCCACCGCGATCCGCGACGAGAAGGTCAAGATCCTGCGCGCCCTGCGCCCCGCCGTCGCGGGCGAGACGGTGACCGGCCAATATCGCGCGGGCGCGATCAAGGGCGAGGCGGTGCCCGGCTATGACCAGGAACTGGGCAAGGATTCCGACACCGAGACCTTCGTCGCGATCAAGACCCATGTCGACAACTGGCGCTGGAAGGGCGTGCCGTTCTATCTGCGCACCGGCAAGCGCCTGCCGATCCGCATGACCGAGATCGTGGTGCAGTTCCGCTGCATCCCCTATTCCATCTTCGAGGGCCGCGGCGCGAAGACCGTTCCCAACCAGCTGGTCATCGGGATCCAGCCGCGCGAGAATATCCGCCTGTCGCTGATGAGCAAGGTGCCCGGCCTCGACCGCGAGGGCATTCGACTGCGCGCCACGCCGCTCGACATCGCCATGCCCGACGCCTTCGCCGGGCCGCAGCGCCGCATCGCCTATGAACGCCTGCTGCTCGACCTTGTGGAGGGCGACCAGACCCTGTTCGTCCGCCGCGACGAGGTGGAGGCCCAGTGGGAATGGATCGACGGCATTCGCGCCAGCTGGACCGAGAACGACACCAGGCCAAAGACCTATACCGCGGGAAGCTGGGGGCCCACCAGCGCGATCGGTCTGACCGAACGCGACGGCGTCACCTGGCACGAAGGTTGA
- a CDS encoding transglutaminase-like domain-containing protein, producing the protein MTISIEAHVAFRFDQPTDFLLQMEAAAIPEQQLSGPGLSISASEHTARVSGEDMIGERIWLRCQGDFTADYAITAQIARTIGDIQTLNALPPHRLPGETVSYLFDSRFCPADRFQPFVEAEFGGTSGGERIEAIRSWVASNFSYAPGTSDATTTAVDSFVERRGVCRDFAHVVVALARASAIPARFVSCYAPDVQPQDFHAVAEVFLADPGGEENSIGSWHLIDATGMATPSDIVKIGLGRDAADVSFLTCYGMTQLQDKRISVQRG; encoded by the coding sequence ATGACCATCTCGATCGAAGCCCATGTCGCGTTCCGCTTCGACCAGCCGACCGATTTCCTCCTCCAGATGGAAGCGGCGGCGATCCCCGAACAGCAATTGTCGGGCCCCGGCCTGTCCATCAGCGCCAGCGAGCATACCGCCCGCGTATCCGGCGAGGACATGATCGGCGAACGCATCTGGCTGCGCTGCCAGGGGGACTTCACCGCCGATTACGCAATCACCGCGCAGATCGCCCGCACCATCGGCGACATCCAGACGCTGAACGCCCTGCCGCCCCACCGCCTGCCGGGCGAGACGGTGTCCTATCTGTTCGATTCCCGCTTCTGCCCCGCCGACCGCTTCCAGCCGTTCGTCGAGGCGGAATTCGGCGGCACCAGCGGCGGAGAGCGGATCGAGGCGATCCGTTCATGGGTCGCCAGCAATTTCAGCTATGCGCCCGGCACCAGCGATGCGACGACGACCGCAGTCGACAGCTTCGTCGAGCGCCGGGGCGTGTGCCGCGACTTCGCGCATGTCGTCGTCGCACTGGCCCGCGCATCGGCGATCCCCGCGCGCTTCGTCAGCTGCTATGCCCCCGACGTCCAGCCACAGGATTTCCACGCGGTGGCCGAGGTTTTCCTGGCCGATCCCGGCGGCGAGGAAAACAGCATCGGCAGCTGGCACCTGATCGACGCGACCGGCATGGCGACCCCGTCCGACATCGTGAAGATCGGGCTGGGCCGCGATGCCGCGGATGTCAGCTTCCTCACCTGTTATGGAATGACTCAGCTGCAGGACAAGCGGATCAGCGTGCAACGCGGCTGA
- a CDS encoding secondary thiamine-phosphate synthase enzyme YjbQ, which translates to MRQSATSLAISTTGRSLVETTREVAGWVHNQAVDTGLLTVFCRHTSASLLIQENAAREVPGDIIDWLNRIAPEDGGWQHDDEGPDDMPAHLKAILTGVSLSIPVMGGDLALGTWQGIYLAEHRTRPHRRNIVLHLMGE; encoded by the coding sequence TTGAGACAATCGGCAACCAGCCTCGCCATATCGACGACTGGCCGTTCGCTGGTCGAGACCACGCGCGAAGTCGCCGGCTGGGTGCATAATCAGGCGGTCGATACCGGCCTGCTGACGGTGTTCTGCCGCCACACCTCGGCATCGCTGCTGATCCAGGAGAATGCCGCCCGCGAAGTGCCCGGCGACATCATCGACTGGCTGAACCGAATCGCGCCCGAGGACGGCGGATGGCAGCATGACGACGAGGGGCCTGACGACATGCCCGCCCACCTCAAGGCGATCCTGACGGGGGTCAGCCTGTCGATACCCGTCATGGGCGGCGATCTGGCGCTGGGCACGTGGCAGGGCATCTATCTGGCAGAGCATCGCACCCGGCCGCATCGCCGCAATATCGTGCTTCATCTGATGGGCGAGTGA
- a CDS encoding diacylglycerol/lipid kinase family protein codes for MDGTIYDSRSLARLAFDGGTDELRLHVNAPAFVRRTGRAPLDASRVAVICNPRSHGVKTNGLDVPPGVEVLSPRTRSELRKTLTEFKERGVGLIVVAGGDGTVRDVLTCGGPLWKSGAPAIAVLPKGKTNALAFDLGIDAEASVAEVIDAWHADRLTMRPAIEISRPGEAAAPVRGFLFGAGIFVSATDLAQTTHRFGAFNNLAVALSMLGSIANVAFGFGGSGWREGRRISIAAPGAASTGPGPTAAGMDVVGTRNRLIMLVSTMHRLPLGVRPFGEERGGMKLLATEAPVPNFLVNFWRTIRGGDDARLAKAGIYRLDAQQFDIDVEDGFVLDGEVFPGGRYILREGAPIAFVTP; via the coding sequence ATGGATGGCACGATCTACGATAGCAGAAGCCTTGCGCGGCTCGCCTTCGATGGCGGCACCGACGAACTGCGCCTGCACGTGAACGCTCCTGCCTTCGTCCGACGTACCGGCCGCGCGCCGCTCGATGCCTCGCGCGTGGCGGTCATCTGCAACCCGCGCAGCCACGGGGTCAAGACCAACGGCCTCGACGTGCCGCCGGGAGTGGAGGTGCTGTCGCCGCGCACCCGGTCCGAACTGCGCAAGACGCTGACCGAATTCAAGGAGCGCGGGGTCGGGCTGATCGTCGTCGCGGGCGGTGACGGAACCGTGCGCGACGTGCTGACCTGCGGCGGTCCGCTGTGGAAGAGCGGCGCACCTGCCATCGCGGTGCTGCCCAAGGGCAAGACCAATGCGCTGGCCTTCGACCTCGGCATCGACGCCGAGGCAAGCGTCGCCGAAGTGATCGATGCCTGGCATGCCGACCGCCTCACCATGCGCCCCGCGATCGAGATCAGCCGTCCGGGCGAGGCTGCGGCCCCCGTGCGCGGCTTCCTGTTCGGTGCGGGCATCTTCGTCAGCGCCACCGATCTTGCCCAGACCACCCACCGGTTCGGCGCATTCAACAATCTGGCCGTGGCGCTTTCGATGCTGGGGTCGATCGCCAACGTCGCCTTCGGCTTCGGGGGATCGGGCTGGCGCGAGGGTAGGCGCATCAGCATCGCGGCTCCGGGCGCTGCGTCGACCGGACCGGGCCCCACCGCAGCGGGAATGGATGTCGTCGGCACGCGCAACCGCCTGATCATGCTGGTATCGACCATGCACCGCCTGCCACTGGGCGTACGCCCGTTCGGCGAAGAGCGCGGCGGCATGAAGCTGCTGGCGACCGAGGCGCCCGTGCCCAACTTCCTCGTCAATTTCTGGCGCACGATCCGCGGCGGTGACGATGCCCGGCTGGCCAAGGCGGGAATCTACCGCCTGGACGCCCAGCAATTCGACATCGATGTCGAGGACGGCTTCGTGCTGGACGGCGAGGTGTTCCCCGGCGGCCGCTACATCCTGCGCGAGGGTGCGCCGATCGCCTTCGTCACGCCGTGA